The window TGCCATAGTAATCGGGCCAGATGCAGACCCGCACGCTGCCCTGCGCCCTGACCCGGTCGAGCACGGCTCCGGCCGACGCGAAACGGGGCGCGAGGGTCGCAGCCAGGAGCAAGGCCAGCAGGGGGACAAACGACTGGAGGGGGCGAAATTTCATGGTTCTTTTCCTCGGAATGGGGCACCGACCGGGTGGGCGGCACCGGTTCAGTTGGCGTCGATCAGGGCCTGGAACGTCAGCTTCTTCCTGTCGATGGTGCGCCGCACCTCTTCGAGTTCTGCGGCATGGGCCACGAAGGTGTCCACGATCTCCGGGTCGAAGGCGCCGCCGCGCTCAGCCTGCAACATCTCGAGGGCGGTTGCGCAGTTGAACGCGGGCCGGTAGCACCTGTCCATGGTGAGCGCGTCGTAGAAGTCGACCACGCTGGTGATTCGGCCGGACAGGGGAATGGCGTGGCCGACCAGCCCGGCCGGGTAGCCGCGCCCGTCGAAACGTTCATGGTGCGTGAGTGCCACTTCGGCCGCCAGCTGGAACAGGGCAATGCGGGAGCGCCCGAGTATTTCTGCGCCGATGACGGGGTGGCGATTCATCTCGGAGCGCTCTTCGGCCGACAGCGATCCGGGCTTCTTCAGCACGCAGTCCGGTGTGCCGATCTTGCCGATGTCGTGCATGGGCGCGGCCTTGCGCAGCATGCGCGCAAAACTCAGAGACTGGCCCAGCTTGAGAGCCAGCGCTTCGGCCAGGAACCCGATGCGCACGATGTGTACGCCGGTGTCGTCGTCCCTGAAGTCGGCGGCCACCGCCAACTGCAGCAGTGCCTGATGGTGGGCCAGCGCGACCTCCCGCAAGGCCTGGTTGCGCTCCCGGTACATCTGGCCGAAATCGGCGATGAACTGTTCCATCTGACGCGCGGCGGCTTCGTCGAACTTGCACGCGGTGAACAGCTCGTCCGTCTCCGTGGTTGTGGCTTTCATCAGGCCTGGTCCTCGATGCGGCGCAGCGTCTCGAGGACCTGCAGCGTGCTGAAAGGCTTGATGAGGTAGTCGTCCGCACCGGCCGCCATCCCGGCTTCGCGGTCGCTGCTCTGGCCGCGCGCGGTCAGCATCACGACGCTCGTGCCGCGCAGGGCGCTGTCGCGCTTGGTGGCGCGGCAGACGTCCAGACCGTTGAGCAGGCCGGGCATCATCACGTCCACCAGCATGACGTCGGGTCGGAGGTCGCGCGCCATCACCAACCCGGTATCGCCGTCCGTCGCCTCGTAGATGTCATAGTCTTCGAATTCCAGCGTCATGCGGAGCAGTTTGCGAATGTCGGCATGGTCTTCGATGATGAGAACTTTTTTCATGGGAAAGATGGGTTGGGAAACAGGGCCTGTCGGAAAGCATGGCCGATCTAGAAATTTTAAATATCATTTTTATCAAATACAATTTGTAAATATCAATTGAGGCCACGAATTTGCCGAATATGCGTAATCGATCACGGCGTGCTTGGCAGTCGACCGCCTGCGGCGTCGCATTGGTGCTGCTCGGGGGCTCGGCGCTGCTCGGCTGGTGGCTGCACCACGAGGGCTTGACGCGGCTCTGGCTCGGCGAGACCCGGATGGTGGTGAACGCCGCCACCCTGTTCATCCTGTGCGGCGTGGCCCTGTTGCTGCCCGCTGGTGCCGTAGCGCATGGCGCCCTGGTCCGGCGCATGGTTTGTTGGGCGATCCTCATCGCGCCCTTGACGATCGGTCTGGCCAGTTTGACTGGTCTCGGTGCCGGTCACGGCTTGAACTGGCCGAATCTGCACCGGTGGGCCGACATGCAGACCGGTCAGCCGGGCCGCATGTCGTGGGCGTCGCTGGTGGCCTTCGTCGCCGCCGGCGCGACCTTTCTGCTGGCCAGGGACGATGCGAGCCTCAGGTCGCGCACGATGGTCAAGATGTTGACCTTGTGGGTCGGCTTGTCCGGCGTGCTGGGCCTGGTCGGATTCCTGGTCGATGCCCGTCTGCTTTTCTACGACTACTGGCTGTCGGACCTGGCGCTGCCCAGTGCCGCCGGGCTGGTGGTGCTGGCCATCGGCATGCATGCCACGTGGACGGGCCTGGGATGGGAGCCGGTGCTCGCGGTGTCGGAGGTGGACCGCATCACCGCGACCAGCGCCGCGATTTTGTCGGCCATCGCCCTCATCGCCGGGGTGTCGTGTTTCGCCATCCTGCAGGGCCGGGTGCAGATGCTTTTCGGAGAAAGCGTGCGTGCGGAGTTGACCAACCGCACCGCGATGTTCACGGACTTTCTATCGCTGCGTGAGAACATGGCCAGGTTCACCGCAACCCGGCCGGCGCTGATCGGCAACCTGCGCCGCATCCAGGCGGGCAATGGCGACCCCGGCCAGCTCGCCAACGTGCAGGCCGTCATCGACGGCTTCCTGACGCAGGGTTTCAGCGCGATCGAATACCGCGGTCTGGATGGCAGACGCGTTGCCAGTGGGGGCGTGTTCGCCGATGCGCCGGCCATGCGTGTGCCACTCGGCACGGGCGGCACGGCCGAACTCCTGTGGAGCGAGGGTTTCGTGCTGCGCAGCCGCCTGGCGGTGGCGGATGCGGCAGGGGCCGTGGGCAGCGTCCTGGTCGAGCAGGCACTTCCCGTGCTGACCAGGCTGGCGCTGGATCCTGCGCGGCTGGGCTCTTCCACCGAAATCGGCCTCTGCGTGCTCGGCACCGAGCAACTGGACTGCTTTCCACAGCGCGCCAATCCGCGTGCCTATAACGTCAGCTTGCTGGGCGCGGACGGCAAGCCGCGCGCGATGACCCTTGCGCTGCAGGGTGAGAGTGGTGTCACGATCACCCGCGATTACCGCGATCACAACGTGATCGTGGCCTTTGGCCCGGTGGGCGAGTCCGGGCTTGGGCTGGCGGTCAAGATCGATACGGTGGAAATCTTCACGCCGATCCGCGAGCAATTGTGGCTGTGCGGCGCTGCCTTGCTGCTGCTGGTCGGCGCCGGCACCTGGCTGCTGCGCTCGAAGATGAAACCCCTGGTGGCTTCCATGATTGAATCCGTGAAAGCCTTGCATGAAAACCAGGAGCGGTTCAAGACCGTGGTGGCCGGTGTCAAGGACTACGCGATCATCATGCTCGATACCGGCGGCCACATCACCAGTTGGAATGCGGGCGCTCAGGCCATCAAGGGTTACCGGGAGGCCGAAATCATCGGCCAGCATTTCTCGCGCTTCTATCCCGAGGCCGATGTGGCGCAGCACAAGCCCGAGCGCGAACTGGAGGCCGTGGCGGCCGAGGGACGCTTTGAAGACGAGGGCTGGC of the Rhodoferax koreense genome contains:
- a CDS encoding response regulator transcription factor, with product MKKVLIIEDHADIRKLLRMTLEFEDYDIYEATDGDTGLVMARDLRPDVMLVDVMMPGLLNGLDVCRATKRDSALRGTSVVMLTARGQSSDREAGMAAGADDYLIKPFSTLQVLETLRRIEDQA
- a CDS encoding ATP-binding protein, producing the protein MRNRSRRAWQSTACGVALVLLGGSALLGWWLHHEGLTRLWLGETRMVVNAATLFILCGVALLLPAGAVAHGALVRRMVCWAILIAPLTIGLASLTGLGAGHGLNWPNLHRWADMQTGQPGRMSWASLVAFVAAGATFLLARDDASLRSRTMVKMLTLWVGLSGVLGLVGFLVDARLLFYDYWLSDLALPSAAGLVVLAIGMHATWTGLGWEPVLAVSEVDRITATSAAILSAIALIAGVSCFAILQGRVQMLFGESVRAELTNRTAMFTDFLSLRENMARFTATRPALIGNLRRIQAGNGDPGQLANVQAVIDGFLTQGFSAIEYRGLDGRRVASGGVFADAPAMRVPLGTGGTAELLWSEGFVLRSRLAVADAAGAVGSVLVEQALPVLTRLALDPARLGSSTEIGLCVLGTEQLDCFPQRANPRAYNVSLLGADGKPRAMTLALQGESGVTITRDYRDHNVIVAFGPVGESGLGLAVKIDTVEIFTPIREQLWLCGAALLLLVGAGTWLLRSKMKPLVASMIESVKALHENQERFKTVVAGVKDYAIIMLDTGGHITSWNAGAQAIKGYREAEIIGQHFSRFYPEADVAQHKPERELEAVAAEGRFEDEGWRLRKDGTPFWANVVITALRDGDGKLRGFVKFTRDMSERRELERVLQEKNVELEKASRAKDLFLASMSHELRTPLNAIIGFTGTLLMRLPGPLLPEQEKQLRTVQSSGRHLLSLINDLLQVAKLDAGQIDVRPEPVDAGAVVEEVAALLRAQAEKAGLALEVTLPAEPVVLRTDRRALTQILINLVGNGIKFTPAGQVAARLQVERDGTGGRALFVVTDTGPGIREADQARLFKAFARVVDPDRPQPEGTGLGLHLSRSLAEKLGGRLTLESTYGCGSSFCLELPLGE
- a CDS encoding HD-GYP domain-containing protein, whose product is MKATTTETDELFTACKFDEAAARQMEQFIADFGQMYRERNQALREVALAHHQALLQLAVAADFRDDDTGVHIVRIGFLAEALALKLGQSLSFARMLRKAAPMHDIGKIGTPDCVLKKPGSLSAEERSEMNRHPVIGAEILGRSRIALFQLAAEVALTHHERFDGRGYPAGLVGHAIPLSGRITSVVDFYDALTMDRCYRPAFNCATALEMLQAERGGAFDPEIVDTFVAHAAELEEVRRTIDRKKLTFQALIDAN